A DNA window from Syngnathus typhle isolate RoL2023-S1 ecotype Sweden linkage group LG2, RoL_Styp_1.0, whole genome shotgun sequence contains the following coding sequences:
- the LOC133149880 gene encoding ETS translocation variant 5-like isoform X1 encodes MGREHWNLLALSAKAYPLRKICGRVLIRRSAGNGEDFCNMDCFYDQQVPFVVPENGNKRCLGDRKRKFMDAGLDQDTEGMATMFTSQKSEELFQDLSQLQEIWIAEGLGTSQNPDDEQFVPDFQSSNPMFQAPPVGKVKRESSPTKDLCSIRMREMEMRLYNNSAWDRKASELTCTSALGTNPLTGPVPQEQQRARQVSSCLTHHHHHHMSQRNQSHQFALPQPPISCATAAFSSEQRSFLPRTANMPYPSDSSTAGHRLYQRHLSEPLVPVGGETVYKQEMAKPHYSEAGSCGSNGMAFKHITIKEEPRDFGFDADVQTCQSFSKTPVLFPHGGAGFGHDSEARFYHDDACVVPDRLEGKVKHDGLPYQRRGSLQLWQFLLTLLDNPANAHLIVWTGHNMEFKLIDCEEVARLWGIQKNRPAMNYDKLSRSLRYYYEKGLMQKVAGERYVYKFVCNPEALFSLAFLDKQRPSLKSDPDALPASEEEVLTLPPHEEEGPYLTDGGEQCIQGRVFPECCL; translated from the exons ATGGGAAGGGAGCACTGGAATCTGCTCGCACTGAGCGCCAAGGCGTATCCATTGAGAAAAATCTGCGGTCGCGTTTTGATTCGAAGATCTGCGGGGAAT ggTGAAGACTTTTGTAACATGGACTGCTTTTATGACCAGCAGGTCCCTTTTGTGGTACCAGAGAAT GGAAACAAGCGATGTCTTGGTGACAGGAAAAGGAAGTTCATGGATGCTGGTTTAGATCAAGACACAGAGGGTATGGCCACAATGTTTACTTCCCAAAAATCTGAAG AACTTTTCCAAGATCTCAGCCAGCTTCAGGAAATCTGGATAGCGGAAGGTTTAGGGACAT CTCAGAATCCTGATGATGAACAGTTTGTTCCAGATTTCCAGTCCAGTAACC CGATGTTTCAAGCGCCACCGGTCGGCAAAGTGAAGCGAGAGTCCAGCCCAACCAAAGATCTGTGCTCCATCAGGATGCGTGAGATGGAAATGCGCCTTTATAACAACAG TGCCTGGGACAGGAAAGCATCGGAGCTGACATGTACCTCTGCGCTTGGCACCAACCCCCTGACTGGACCCGTGCCCCAGGAGCAGCAGCGTGCAAGGCAGGTGTCCAGCTGCCtcacccaccaccaccaccaccacatgtCACAGCGCAATCAAAGCCATCAGTTTGCATTGCCACAGCCTCCCATCAGCTGCGCCACTGCAGCTTTCAGTTCAGAGCAGAG GTCCTTTCTACCGAGAACAGCAAACATGCCCTACCCTTCCGACTCAAGCACCGCGGGCCACCGGTTGTATCAGCGGCACCTGTCAGAGCCTCTGGTTCCGGTCGGTGGTGAAACTGTTTACAAACAGGAGATGGCGAAGCCCCACTACTCCGAGGCAGGGTCCTGTGGTTCTAATGGGATGGCCTTCAAACACATCACCATCAAAGAAGAGCCAAGGGACTTTGGCTTTGACGCAG ATGTTCAAACCTGCCAGTCCTTCAGTAAAACACCAGTCTTGTTCCCGCATGGTGGTGCAG GTTTTGGTCATGATTCAGAAGCACGCTTCTACCACGATGATGCTTGTGTTGTGCCAGACAGACTGGAGG GTAAAGTAAAGCATGATGGTTTGCCTTACCAGCGCCGTGGTTCTCTACAGCTGTGGCAGTTCCTCCTCACGCTTTTGGACAACCCGGCCAATGCCCATCTAATTGTGTGGACAGGGCATAATAtggagttcaaacttattgacTGTGAAGAG GTGGCCCGGCTCTGGGGCATCCAGAAGAACCGACCTGCCATGAACTACGACAAGCTGAGCCGCTCGCTGAGGTACTACTATGAGAAGGGCCTCATGCAGAAG GTTGCTGGGGAGAGATACGTCTATAAGTTTGTGTGCAACCCCGAGGCCCTCTTCTCCTTGGCTTTCCTAGACAAACAGAGGCCCAGTCTGAAGTCTGATCCTGACGCCCTTCCCGCCAGTGAGGAGGAGGTCTTAACTCTGCCCCCCCACGAGGAGGAGGGTCCTTACTTGACCGATGGAGGCGAGCAGTGCATTCAGGGACGGGTCTTCCCCGAATGCTGTCTGTAA
- the LOC133149880 gene encoding ETS translocation variant 5-like isoform X4, translating to MGREHWNLLALSAKAYPLRKICGRVLIRRSAGNGEDFCNMDCFYDQQVPFVVPENGNKRCLGDRKRKFMDAGLDQDTEELFQDLSQLQEIWIAEGLAQNPDDEQFVPDFQSSNPMFQAPPVGKVKRESSPTKDLCSIRMREMEMRLYNNSAWDRKASELTCTSALGTNPLTGPVPQEQQRARQVSSCLTHHHHHHMSQRNQSHQFALPQPPISCATAAFSSEQRSFLPRTANMPYPSDSSTAGHRLYQRHLSEPLVPVGGETVYKQEMAKPHYSEAGSCGSNGMAFKHITIKEEPRDFGFDADVQTCQSFSKTPVLFPHGGAGFGHDSEARFYHDDACVVPDRLEGKVKHDGLPYQRRGSLQLWQFLLTLLDNPANAHLIVWTGHNMEFKLIDCEEVARLWGIQKNRPAMNYDKLSRSLRYYYEKGLMQKVAGERYVYKFVCNPEALFSLAFLDKQRPSLKSDPDALPASEEEVLTLPPHEEEGPYLTDGGEQCIQGRVFPECCL from the exons ATGGGAAGGGAGCACTGGAATCTGCTCGCACTGAGCGCCAAGGCGTATCCATTGAGAAAAATCTGCGGTCGCGTTTTGATTCGAAGATCTGCGGGGAAT ggTGAAGACTTTTGTAACATGGACTGCTTTTATGACCAGCAGGTCCCTTTTGTGGTACCAGAGAAT GGAAACAAGCGATGTCTTGGTGACAGGAAAAGGAAGTTCATGGATGCTGGTTTAGATCAAGACACAGAGG AACTTTTCCAAGATCTCAGCCAGCTTCAGGAAATCTGGATAGCGGAAGGTTT AGCTCAGAATCCTGATGATGAACAGTTTGTTCCAGATTTCCAGTCCAGTAACC CGATGTTTCAAGCGCCACCGGTCGGCAAAGTGAAGCGAGAGTCCAGCCCAACCAAAGATCTGTGCTCCATCAGGATGCGTGAGATGGAAATGCGCCTTTATAACAACAG TGCCTGGGACAGGAAAGCATCGGAGCTGACATGTACCTCTGCGCTTGGCACCAACCCCCTGACTGGACCCGTGCCCCAGGAGCAGCAGCGTGCAAGGCAGGTGTCCAGCTGCCtcacccaccaccaccaccaccacatgtCACAGCGCAATCAAAGCCATCAGTTTGCATTGCCACAGCCTCCCATCAGCTGCGCCACTGCAGCTTTCAGTTCAGAGCAGAG GTCCTTTCTACCGAGAACAGCAAACATGCCCTACCCTTCCGACTCAAGCACCGCGGGCCACCGGTTGTATCAGCGGCACCTGTCAGAGCCTCTGGTTCCGGTCGGTGGTGAAACTGTTTACAAACAGGAGATGGCGAAGCCCCACTACTCCGAGGCAGGGTCCTGTGGTTCTAATGGGATGGCCTTCAAACACATCACCATCAAAGAAGAGCCAAGGGACTTTGGCTTTGACGCAG ATGTTCAAACCTGCCAGTCCTTCAGTAAAACACCAGTCTTGTTCCCGCATGGTGGTGCAG GTTTTGGTCATGATTCAGAAGCACGCTTCTACCACGATGATGCTTGTGTTGTGCCAGACAGACTGGAGG GTAAAGTAAAGCATGATGGTTTGCCTTACCAGCGCCGTGGTTCTCTACAGCTGTGGCAGTTCCTCCTCACGCTTTTGGACAACCCGGCCAATGCCCATCTAATTGTGTGGACAGGGCATAATAtggagttcaaacttattgacTGTGAAGAG GTGGCCCGGCTCTGGGGCATCCAGAAGAACCGACCTGCCATGAACTACGACAAGCTGAGCCGCTCGCTGAGGTACTACTATGAGAAGGGCCTCATGCAGAAG GTTGCTGGGGAGAGATACGTCTATAAGTTTGTGTGCAACCCCGAGGCCCTCTTCTCCTTGGCTTTCCTAGACAAACAGAGGCCCAGTCTGAAGTCTGATCCTGACGCCCTTCCCGCCAGTGAGGAGGAGGTCTTAACTCTGCCCCCCCACGAGGAGGAGGGTCCTTACTTGACCGATGGAGGCGAGCAGTGCATTCAGGGACGGGTCTTCCCCGAATGCTGTCTGTAA
- the LOC133149880 gene encoding ETS translocation variant 5-like isoform X2: MGREHWNLLALSAKAYPLRKICGRVLIRRSAGNGEDFCNMDCFYDQQVPFVVPENGNKRCLGDRKRKFMDAGLDQDTEGMATMFTSQKSEELFQDLSQLQEIWIAEGLAQNPDDEQFVPDFQSSNPMFQAPPVGKVKRESSPTKDLCSIRMREMEMRLYNNSAWDRKASELTCTSALGTNPLTGPVPQEQQRARQVSSCLTHHHHHHMSQRNQSHQFALPQPPISCATAAFSSEQRSFLPRTANMPYPSDSSTAGHRLYQRHLSEPLVPVGGETVYKQEMAKPHYSEAGSCGSNGMAFKHITIKEEPRDFGFDADVQTCQSFSKTPVLFPHGGAGFGHDSEARFYHDDACVVPDRLEGKVKHDGLPYQRRGSLQLWQFLLTLLDNPANAHLIVWTGHNMEFKLIDCEEVARLWGIQKNRPAMNYDKLSRSLRYYYEKGLMQKVAGERYVYKFVCNPEALFSLAFLDKQRPSLKSDPDALPASEEEVLTLPPHEEEGPYLTDGGEQCIQGRVFPECCL, encoded by the exons ATGGGAAGGGAGCACTGGAATCTGCTCGCACTGAGCGCCAAGGCGTATCCATTGAGAAAAATCTGCGGTCGCGTTTTGATTCGAAGATCTGCGGGGAAT ggTGAAGACTTTTGTAACATGGACTGCTTTTATGACCAGCAGGTCCCTTTTGTGGTACCAGAGAAT GGAAACAAGCGATGTCTTGGTGACAGGAAAAGGAAGTTCATGGATGCTGGTTTAGATCAAGACACAGAGGGTATGGCCACAATGTTTACTTCCCAAAAATCTGAAG AACTTTTCCAAGATCTCAGCCAGCTTCAGGAAATCTGGATAGCGGAAGGTTT AGCTCAGAATCCTGATGATGAACAGTTTGTTCCAGATTTCCAGTCCAGTAACC CGATGTTTCAAGCGCCACCGGTCGGCAAAGTGAAGCGAGAGTCCAGCCCAACCAAAGATCTGTGCTCCATCAGGATGCGTGAGATGGAAATGCGCCTTTATAACAACAG TGCCTGGGACAGGAAAGCATCGGAGCTGACATGTACCTCTGCGCTTGGCACCAACCCCCTGACTGGACCCGTGCCCCAGGAGCAGCAGCGTGCAAGGCAGGTGTCCAGCTGCCtcacccaccaccaccaccaccacatgtCACAGCGCAATCAAAGCCATCAGTTTGCATTGCCACAGCCTCCCATCAGCTGCGCCACTGCAGCTTTCAGTTCAGAGCAGAG GTCCTTTCTACCGAGAACAGCAAACATGCCCTACCCTTCCGACTCAAGCACCGCGGGCCACCGGTTGTATCAGCGGCACCTGTCAGAGCCTCTGGTTCCGGTCGGTGGTGAAACTGTTTACAAACAGGAGATGGCGAAGCCCCACTACTCCGAGGCAGGGTCCTGTGGTTCTAATGGGATGGCCTTCAAACACATCACCATCAAAGAAGAGCCAAGGGACTTTGGCTTTGACGCAG ATGTTCAAACCTGCCAGTCCTTCAGTAAAACACCAGTCTTGTTCCCGCATGGTGGTGCAG GTTTTGGTCATGATTCAGAAGCACGCTTCTACCACGATGATGCTTGTGTTGTGCCAGACAGACTGGAGG GTAAAGTAAAGCATGATGGTTTGCCTTACCAGCGCCGTGGTTCTCTACAGCTGTGGCAGTTCCTCCTCACGCTTTTGGACAACCCGGCCAATGCCCATCTAATTGTGTGGACAGGGCATAATAtggagttcaaacttattgacTGTGAAGAG GTGGCCCGGCTCTGGGGCATCCAGAAGAACCGACCTGCCATGAACTACGACAAGCTGAGCCGCTCGCTGAGGTACTACTATGAGAAGGGCCTCATGCAGAAG GTTGCTGGGGAGAGATACGTCTATAAGTTTGTGTGCAACCCCGAGGCCCTCTTCTCCTTGGCTTTCCTAGACAAACAGAGGCCCAGTCTGAAGTCTGATCCTGACGCCCTTCCCGCCAGTGAGGAGGAGGTCTTAACTCTGCCCCCCCACGAGGAGGAGGGTCCTTACTTGACCGATGGAGGCGAGCAGTGCATTCAGGGACGGGTCTTCCCCGAATGCTGTCTGTAA
- the LOC133149880 gene encoding ETS translocation variant 5-like isoform X6, with protein sequence MGREHWNLLALSAKAYPLRKICGRVLIRRSAGNGEDFCNMDCFYDQQVPFVVPENGNKRCLGDRKRKFMDAGLDQDTEGMATMFTSQKSEELFQDLSQLQEIWIAEGLGTSQNPDDEQFVPDFQSSNPMFQAPPVGKVKRESSPTKDLCSIRMREMEMRLYNNSAWDRKASELTCTSALGTNPLTGPVPQEQQRARSFLPRTANMPYPSDSSTAGHRLYQRHLSEPLVPVGGETVYKQEMAKPHYSEAGSCGSNGMAFKHITIKEEPRDFGFDADVQTCQSFSKTPVLFPHGGAGFGHDSEARFYHDDACVVPDRLEGKVKHDGLPYQRRGSLQLWQFLLTLLDNPANAHLIVWTGHNMEFKLIDCEEVARLWGIQKNRPAMNYDKLSRSLRYYYEKGLMQKVAGERYVYKFVCNPEALFSLAFLDKQRPSLKSDPDALPASEEEVLTLPPHEEEGPYLTDGGEQCIQGRVFPECCL encoded by the exons ATGGGAAGGGAGCACTGGAATCTGCTCGCACTGAGCGCCAAGGCGTATCCATTGAGAAAAATCTGCGGTCGCGTTTTGATTCGAAGATCTGCGGGGAAT ggTGAAGACTTTTGTAACATGGACTGCTTTTATGACCAGCAGGTCCCTTTTGTGGTACCAGAGAAT GGAAACAAGCGATGTCTTGGTGACAGGAAAAGGAAGTTCATGGATGCTGGTTTAGATCAAGACACAGAGGGTATGGCCACAATGTTTACTTCCCAAAAATCTGAAG AACTTTTCCAAGATCTCAGCCAGCTTCAGGAAATCTGGATAGCGGAAGGTTTAGGGACAT CTCAGAATCCTGATGATGAACAGTTTGTTCCAGATTTCCAGTCCAGTAACC CGATGTTTCAAGCGCCACCGGTCGGCAAAGTGAAGCGAGAGTCCAGCCCAACCAAAGATCTGTGCTCCATCAGGATGCGTGAGATGGAAATGCGCCTTTATAACAACAG TGCCTGGGACAGGAAAGCATCGGAGCTGACATGTACCTCTGCGCTTGGCACCAACCCCCTGACTGGACCCGTGCCCCAGGAGCAGCAGCGTGCAAG GTCCTTTCTACCGAGAACAGCAAACATGCCCTACCCTTCCGACTCAAGCACCGCGGGCCACCGGTTGTATCAGCGGCACCTGTCAGAGCCTCTGGTTCCGGTCGGTGGTGAAACTGTTTACAAACAGGAGATGGCGAAGCCCCACTACTCCGAGGCAGGGTCCTGTGGTTCTAATGGGATGGCCTTCAAACACATCACCATCAAAGAAGAGCCAAGGGACTTTGGCTTTGACGCAG ATGTTCAAACCTGCCAGTCCTTCAGTAAAACACCAGTCTTGTTCCCGCATGGTGGTGCAG GTTTTGGTCATGATTCAGAAGCACGCTTCTACCACGATGATGCTTGTGTTGTGCCAGACAGACTGGAGG GTAAAGTAAAGCATGATGGTTTGCCTTACCAGCGCCGTGGTTCTCTACAGCTGTGGCAGTTCCTCCTCACGCTTTTGGACAACCCGGCCAATGCCCATCTAATTGTGTGGACAGGGCATAATAtggagttcaaacttattgacTGTGAAGAG GTGGCCCGGCTCTGGGGCATCCAGAAGAACCGACCTGCCATGAACTACGACAAGCTGAGCCGCTCGCTGAGGTACTACTATGAGAAGGGCCTCATGCAGAAG GTTGCTGGGGAGAGATACGTCTATAAGTTTGTGTGCAACCCCGAGGCCCTCTTCTCCTTGGCTTTCCTAGACAAACAGAGGCCCAGTCTGAAGTCTGATCCTGACGCCCTTCCCGCCAGTGAGGAGGAGGTCTTAACTCTGCCCCCCCACGAGGAGGAGGGTCCTTACTTGACCGATGGAGGCGAGCAGTGCATTCAGGGACGGGTCTTCCCCGAATGCTGTCTGTAA
- the LOC133149880 gene encoding ETS translocation variant 5-like isoform X5, whose protein sequence is MDCFYDQQVPFVVPENGNKRCLGDRKRKFMDAGLDQDTEGMATMFTSQKSEELFQDLSQLQEIWIAEGLGTSQNPDDEQFVPDFQSSNPMFQAPPVGKVKRESSPTKDLCSIRMREMEMRLYNNSAWDRKASELTCTSALGTNPLTGPVPQEQQRARQVSSCLTHHHHHHMSQRNQSHQFALPQPPISCATAAFSSEQRSFLPRTANMPYPSDSSTAGHRLYQRHLSEPLVPVGGETVYKQEMAKPHYSEAGSCGSNGMAFKHITIKEEPRDFGFDADVQTCQSFSKTPVLFPHGGAGFGHDSEARFYHDDACVVPDRLEGKVKHDGLPYQRRGSLQLWQFLLTLLDNPANAHLIVWTGHNMEFKLIDCEEVARLWGIQKNRPAMNYDKLSRSLRYYYEKGLMQKVAGERYVYKFVCNPEALFSLAFLDKQRPSLKSDPDALPASEEEVLTLPPHEEEGPYLTDGGEQCIQGRVFPECCL, encoded by the exons ATGGACTGCTTTTATGACCAGCAGGTCCCTTTTGTGGTACCAGAGAAT GGAAACAAGCGATGTCTTGGTGACAGGAAAAGGAAGTTCATGGATGCTGGTTTAGATCAAGACACAGAGGGTATGGCCACAATGTTTACTTCCCAAAAATCTGAAG AACTTTTCCAAGATCTCAGCCAGCTTCAGGAAATCTGGATAGCGGAAGGTTTAGGGACAT CTCAGAATCCTGATGATGAACAGTTTGTTCCAGATTTCCAGTCCAGTAACC CGATGTTTCAAGCGCCACCGGTCGGCAAAGTGAAGCGAGAGTCCAGCCCAACCAAAGATCTGTGCTCCATCAGGATGCGTGAGATGGAAATGCGCCTTTATAACAACAG TGCCTGGGACAGGAAAGCATCGGAGCTGACATGTACCTCTGCGCTTGGCACCAACCCCCTGACTGGACCCGTGCCCCAGGAGCAGCAGCGTGCAAGGCAGGTGTCCAGCTGCCtcacccaccaccaccaccaccacatgtCACAGCGCAATCAAAGCCATCAGTTTGCATTGCCACAGCCTCCCATCAGCTGCGCCACTGCAGCTTTCAGTTCAGAGCAGAG GTCCTTTCTACCGAGAACAGCAAACATGCCCTACCCTTCCGACTCAAGCACCGCGGGCCACCGGTTGTATCAGCGGCACCTGTCAGAGCCTCTGGTTCCGGTCGGTGGTGAAACTGTTTACAAACAGGAGATGGCGAAGCCCCACTACTCCGAGGCAGGGTCCTGTGGTTCTAATGGGATGGCCTTCAAACACATCACCATCAAAGAAGAGCCAAGGGACTTTGGCTTTGACGCAG ATGTTCAAACCTGCCAGTCCTTCAGTAAAACACCAGTCTTGTTCCCGCATGGTGGTGCAG GTTTTGGTCATGATTCAGAAGCACGCTTCTACCACGATGATGCTTGTGTTGTGCCAGACAGACTGGAGG GTAAAGTAAAGCATGATGGTTTGCCTTACCAGCGCCGTGGTTCTCTACAGCTGTGGCAGTTCCTCCTCACGCTTTTGGACAACCCGGCCAATGCCCATCTAATTGTGTGGACAGGGCATAATAtggagttcaaacttattgacTGTGAAGAG GTGGCCCGGCTCTGGGGCATCCAGAAGAACCGACCTGCCATGAACTACGACAAGCTGAGCCGCTCGCTGAGGTACTACTATGAGAAGGGCCTCATGCAGAAG GTTGCTGGGGAGAGATACGTCTATAAGTTTGTGTGCAACCCCGAGGCCCTCTTCTCCTTGGCTTTCCTAGACAAACAGAGGCCCAGTCTGAAGTCTGATCCTGACGCCCTTCCCGCCAGTGAGGAGGAGGTCTTAACTCTGCCCCCCCACGAGGAGGAGGGTCCTTACTTGACCGATGGAGGCGAGCAGTGCATTCAGGGACGGGTCTTCCCCGAATGCTGTCTGTAA
- the LOC133149880 gene encoding ETS translocation variant 5-like isoform X3: MGREHWNLLALSAKAYPLRKICGRVLIRRSAGNGEDFCNMDCFYDQQVPFVVPENGNKRCLGDRKRKFMDAGLDQDTEELFQDLSQLQEIWIAEGLGTSQNPDDEQFVPDFQSSNPMFQAPPVGKVKRESSPTKDLCSIRMREMEMRLYNNSAWDRKASELTCTSALGTNPLTGPVPQEQQRARQVSSCLTHHHHHHMSQRNQSHQFALPQPPISCATAAFSSEQRSFLPRTANMPYPSDSSTAGHRLYQRHLSEPLVPVGGETVYKQEMAKPHYSEAGSCGSNGMAFKHITIKEEPRDFGFDADVQTCQSFSKTPVLFPHGGAGFGHDSEARFYHDDACVVPDRLEGKVKHDGLPYQRRGSLQLWQFLLTLLDNPANAHLIVWTGHNMEFKLIDCEEVARLWGIQKNRPAMNYDKLSRSLRYYYEKGLMQKVAGERYVYKFVCNPEALFSLAFLDKQRPSLKSDPDALPASEEEVLTLPPHEEEGPYLTDGGEQCIQGRVFPECCL; the protein is encoded by the exons ATGGGAAGGGAGCACTGGAATCTGCTCGCACTGAGCGCCAAGGCGTATCCATTGAGAAAAATCTGCGGTCGCGTTTTGATTCGAAGATCTGCGGGGAAT ggTGAAGACTTTTGTAACATGGACTGCTTTTATGACCAGCAGGTCCCTTTTGTGGTACCAGAGAAT GGAAACAAGCGATGTCTTGGTGACAGGAAAAGGAAGTTCATGGATGCTGGTTTAGATCAAGACACAGAGG AACTTTTCCAAGATCTCAGCCAGCTTCAGGAAATCTGGATAGCGGAAGGTTTAGGGACAT CTCAGAATCCTGATGATGAACAGTTTGTTCCAGATTTCCAGTCCAGTAACC CGATGTTTCAAGCGCCACCGGTCGGCAAAGTGAAGCGAGAGTCCAGCCCAACCAAAGATCTGTGCTCCATCAGGATGCGTGAGATGGAAATGCGCCTTTATAACAACAG TGCCTGGGACAGGAAAGCATCGGAGCTGACATGTACCTCTGCGCTTGGCACCAACCCCCTGACTGGACCCGTGCCCCAGGAGCAGCAGCGTGCAAGGCAGGTGTCCAGCTGCCtcacccaccaccaccaccaccacatgtCACAGCGCAATCAAAGCCATCAGTTTGCATTGCCACAGCCTCCCATCAGCTGCGCCACTGCAGCTTTCAGTTCAGAGCAGAG GTCCTTTCTACCGAGAACAGCAAACATGCCCTACCCTTCCGACTCAAGCACCGCGGGCCACCGGTTGTATCAGCGGCACCTGTCAGAGCCTCTGGTTCCGGTCGGTGGTGAAACTGTTTACAAACAGGAGATGGCGAAGCCCCACTACTCCGAGGCAGGGTCCTGTGGTTCTAATGGGATGGCCTTCAAACACATCACCATCAAAGAAGAGCCAAGGGACTTTGGCTTTGACGCAG ATGTTCAAACCTGCCAGTCCTTCAGTAAAACACCAGTCTTGTTCCCGCATGGTGGTGCAG GTTTTGGTCATGATTCAGAAGCACGCTTCTACCACGATGATGCTTGTGTTGTGCCAGACAGACTGGAGG GTAAAGTAAAGCATGATGGTTTGCCTTACCAGCGCCGTGGTTCTCTACAGCTGTGGCAGTTCCTCCTCACGCTTTTGGACAACCCGGCCAATGCCCATCTAATTGTGTGGACAGGGCATAATAtggagttcaaacttattgacTGTGAAGAG GTGGCCCGGCTCTGGGGCATCCAGAAGAACCGACCTGCCATGAACTACGACAAGCTGAGCCGCTCGCTGAGGTACTACTATGAGAAGGGCCTCATGCAGAAG GTTGCTGGGGAGAGATACGTCTATAAGTTTGTGTGCAACCCCGAGGCCCTCTTCTCCTTGGCTTTCCTAGACAAACAGAGGCCCAGTCTGAAGTCTGATCCTGACGCCCTTCCCGCCAGTGAGGAGGAGGTCTTAACTCTGCCCCCCCACGAGGAGGAGGGTCCTTACTTGACCGATGGAGGCGAGCAGTGCATTCAGGGACGGGTCTTCCCCGAATGCTGTCTGTAA